A window of the Bradyrhizobium ottawaense genome harbors these coding sequences:
- the clpA gene encoding ATP-dependent Clp protease ATP-binding subunit ClpA codes for MPTFSQSLEQSLHRALAIANERHHQYATLEHLLLSLIDDSDAAAVMRACSVDLDKLRTSLVNYLETEFENLVTDGADDAKPTAGFQRVIQRAVIHVQSSGREEVTGANVLIAIFAERESHAAYFLQEQDMTRYDAVNYISHGIAKRPGVSEARPVRGVDEETETKGNDDSKKKGEALDTYCVNLNKKARDGKIDPVIGRNAEINRAIQVLCRRQKNNPLFVGEAGVGKTAIAEGLAKRIVDSEVPEVLAAATVFSLDMGTLLAGTRYRGDFEERLKQVLKELEAHPNAILFIDEIHTVIGAGATSGGAMDASNLLKPALASGTIRCMGSTTYKEYRQHFEKDRALVRRFQKIDVNEPTVEDAIAILKGLKPYFEDYHRLKYTNEAIEAAVQLSSRYIHDRKLPDKAIDVIDESGAAQMLVAENKRKKTIGIKEIETTIATMARIPPKSVSKDDAEVLKHLETTLKRVVFGQDKAIEALSASIKLSRAGLREPEKPIGSYLFSGPTGVGKTEVAKQLAASLGVELIRFDMSEYMERHTVSRLIGAPPGYVGFDQGGLLTDGVDQHPHCVVLLDEIEKAHPDLYNVLLQIMDHGRLTDHNGKQVNFRNVILIMTTNAGAADLARQAFGFTRSRREGDDHEAINRQFAPEFRNRLDAVVSFAHLNVDVIGMVVEKFVLQLEAQLADRDVTIELSEPAKAWLIERGYDEQMGARPMARVIQEHIKKPLADEVLFGHLKGGGHVRVILVKDEASAEGKDKIGFEFVEGPVTPKPEKLPGARKRKPKSGGPNGGGSKGPASRGPLVKV; via the coding sequence ATGCCAACTTTTTCCCAAAGCCTTGAACAATCCCTGCATCGTGCGCTGGCGATTGCAAACGAGCGTCATCATCAATATGCGACGCTCGAACACCTTCTGCTGTCGCTGATCGATGACTCGGATGCGGCGGCGGTGATGCGCGCCTGCAGCGTCGATCTCGACAAGCTGCGCACCAGTCTCGTCAACTATCTCGAGACCGAATTCGAAAATCTGGTGACTGACGGAGCCGACGACGCCAAGCCAACCGCCGGCTTCCAGCGCGTGATCCAGCGCGCCGTGATTCACGTTCAGTCCTCCGGTCGCGAAGAAGTGACCGGCGCCAACGTGCTGATCGCAATCTTCGCGGAGCGCGAAAGTCATGCCGCCTATTTCCTGCAGGAGCAGGACATGACGCGGTACGACGCGGTCAACTACATCAGCCACGGCATTGCCAAGCGGCCCGGCGTCTCCGAGGCGCGGCCGGTGCGCGGCGTCGACGAAGAGACCGAAACCAAGGGCAACGACGACTCCAAGAAAAAGGGCGAGGCGCTCGATACCTATTGCGTCAACCTCAACAAGAAGGCGCGCGACGGCAAGATCGATCCGGTGATCGGGCGCAATGCCGAGATCAACCGCGCCATCCAGGTGCTGTGCCGGCGGCAGAAGAACAATCCGTTGTTCGTGGGTGAGGCCGGCGTCGGCAAGACCGCGATCGCGGAAGGGCTTGCCAAGCGCATCGTCGATTCCGAAGTGCCGGAAGTGCTGGCGGCGGCCACCGTGTTCTCGCTCGACATGGGCACGCTGCTCGCGGGCACGCGCTATCGCGGCGACTTCGAGGAACGGCTGAAACAGGTTTTGAAGGAACTGGAGGCGCATCCGAACGCCATCCTGTTCATCGACGAGATCCACACCGTGATCGGCGCCGGCGCCACGTCCGGCGGCGCGATGGACGCATCGAACCTGCTGAAGCCGGCGCTGGCTTCGGGCACGATCCGCTGCATGGGCTCGACCACCTACAAGGAATACCGTCAGCACTTCGAGAAGGATCGCGCGCTGGTGCGCCGGTTCCAGAAGATCGACGTCAACGAACCGACGGTGGAAGACGCGATCGCGATCCTCAAGGGCCTGAAACCCTATTTCGAGGATTACCACCGGCTGAAATACACCAACGAGGCGATCGAAGCCGCGGTGCAACTGTCGTCGCGCTACATCCATGACCGCAAGCTGCCCGACAAGGCGATCGATGTGATCGACGAGTCCGGCGCGGCGCAGATGCTGGTGGCCGAGAACAAGCGCAAGAAGACCATCGGCATCAAGGAAATCGAGACCACGATCGCGACCATGGCGCGGATTCCGCCCAAGAGCGTGTCGAAGGACGATGCCGAGGTGCTGAAGCACCTGGAAACGACCCTGAAGCGTGTGGTGTTCGGCCAAGACAAGGCGATCGAAGCGCTCTCGGCATCGATCAAGCTGTCGCGGGCCGGCCTGCGCGAACCGGAAAAGCCGATCGGCTCCTATCTGTTCTCGGGCCCGACCGGCGTCGGCAAGACCGAGGTGGCCAAGCAGCTCGCGGCGTCGCTCGGCGTCGAGCTGATCCGCTTCGATATGTCCGAATATATGGAGCGGCACACCGTATCGCGCCTGATCGGCGCGCCGCCCGGCTATGTCGGCTTCGATCAGGGCGGCCTGTTGACCGACGGCGTGGATCAGCATCCACATTGCGTGGTGCTGCTCGACGAGATCGAGAAGGCGCATCCGGATCTCTACAACGTGCTGCTGCAGATCATGGATCACGGCCGGCTCACCGATCACAACGGCAAGCAGGTCAATTTCCGCAACGTGATCCTGATCATGACCACGAACGCCGGCGCGGCCGACCTCGCGCGTCAGGCCTTCGGCTTCACGCGCAGCAGGCGGGAAGGCGACGACCACGAGGCGATCAACCGGCAGTTCGCGCCGGAGTTCCGCAACCGTCTGGATGCGGTCGTGTCGTTCGCCCATCTCAATGTCGATGTCATCGGCATGGTGGTCGAGAAGTTCGTCCTCCAGCTCGAGGCCCAACTGGCCGACCGCGACGTCACCATCGAACTGTCGGAGCCTGCCAAGGCCTGGCTGATCGAGCGCGGCTATGACGAGCAGATGGGCGCACGGCCGATGGCCCGTGTGATCCAGGAGCACATCAAGAAGCCGCTGGCGGATGAAGTGCTGTTCGGTCATCTCAAGGGCGGCGGCCATGTCCGGGTCATCCTGGTCAAGGACGAGGCGAGCGCCGAGGGCAAGGACAAGATCGGCTTCGAGTTCGTCGAGGGCCCGGTCACGCCGAAGCCGGAAAAGCTGCCCGGTGCGCGCAAGCGCAAGCCGAAGTCGGGCGGACCGAATGGCGGCGGCTCCAAGGGCCCGGCCTCCCGAGGCCCGCTGGTCAAGGTCTGA
- a CDS encoding AzlC family ABC transporter permease codes for MTLPPLDSQRWQSSLRAFGWGVRCTGSTVLALVLFVTYIGIGALSHDTHFSLAWALTATLLVWAGPAQIILISTLGSGATIVQAAIAVTVTAIRLFPMVVSVLPMTRTPTTKRRHLILVAHFIAVTMWVECYRFLPQVPRERRIAFVHGLGSGLVCIGLTATTIGYLLAANLSQLFAAAILLLTPLAFLFSTARNSREVADVVALVLGLVLYPVASMMHSGVDILVSGVVAGTIAYGVHRWKARA; via the coding sequence GTGACGCTACCTCCGCTCGATTCTCAGAGATGGCAAAGTTCGCTCCGCGCGTTCGGCTGGGGCGTGCGATGCACCGGTTCGACGGTGCTCGCGCTGGTGCTGTTCGTCACCTATATCGGCATCGGCGCGCTGTCCCATGATACCCATTTCAGTCTGGCCTGGGCGCTGACCGCCACGCTTCTGGTATGGGCAGGGCCCGCGCAGATCATTCTGATCTCGACGCTCGGATCGGGTGCCACCATCGTGCAGGCCGCCATCGCGGTGACCGTCACCGCGATCCGGCTGTTTCCGATGGTGGTGTCGGTGCTGCCGATGACGCGGACGCCCACCACCAAGCGGCGCCATCTTATTCTGGTCGCGCATTTCATCGCCGTCACGATGTGGGTCGAGTGTTATCGTTTCCTGCCGCAGGTGCCGCGCGAACGGCGAATTGCTTTCGTGCATGGGCTTGGCAGCGGCCTGGTGTGCATCGGCCTGACGGCGACGACGATCGGCTATCTCCTGGCCGCCAACCTGTCGCAACTGTTCGCCGCCGCGATCCTGTTGCTGACGCCGCTGGCATTTCTGTTTTCCACCGCGCGCAACTCCCGGGAAGTGGCCGACGTCGTCGCATTGGTGCTCGGACTGGTGCTGTATCCGGTGGCGTCGATGATGCACAGCGGCGTCGATATCCTCGTCAGCGGCGTGGTGGCGGGCACCATCGCCTACGGCGTTCACCGATGGAAGGCGCGGGCATGA
- a CDS encoding AzlD domain-containing protein produces MSDFIGDWHALLVLLVAGVLPNQIWRMLGLWFGGGIDEGSELLVWVRAVATAVLAGVIAQIVVQPPGALASVPDWLRYSAVVAGFAAFMLSRKSIFAGVVAGEIVMLAGKYWLG; encoded by the coding sequence ATGAGCGACTTCATCGGTGATTGGCACGCGCTGCTGGTCCTGCTGGTCGCAGGCGTACTTCCCAACCAGATCTGGCGGATGCTCGGGCTCTGGTTCGGTGGCGGAATCGACGAGGGGTCGGAACTGCTGGTGTGGGTGAGGGCGGTCGCGACCGCCGTACTGGCCGGTGTCATCGCGCAGATCGTGGTGCAGCCGCCCGGCGCGCTGGCGAGCGTTCCCGACTGGCTGCGCTATAGCGCGGTCGTGGCGGGTTTTGCGGCGTTCATGCTGTCGCGAAAATCGATCTTTGCCGGCGTGGTTGCCGGCGAGATCGTCATGCTGGCGGGCAAATACTGGCTCGGTTGA
- a CDS encoding TadE/TadG family type IV pilus assembly protein, with translation MLDTTIFSRVRAAACRFAGANQGNIAVLFAIAAVPIISFVGAAIDYTRANAARSAMQAALDSTALMLGKDLTDGTITTSQISAKATAYFNALYTNADAKSSATVTATYTAAAGNGSTILLSGSGTVTTDFMKVAGFPNLNFNTNSTAAWGNVRMRVAMALDNTGSMSQNGKIAALRTSAASLVDQLSALAKNPGDVYISVVPFAKEVNVGSSYHTQSWIDWSLWDSNSLTNGWGTCSQASKTTRSSCQSAGKVWTPDRTKWTGCVTDRTPPYNTQNTAPTAGNAPTLFPADEYYENSQYYCKPGNNPPLQQLMPLSYDWTAIKATINAMQPTGGTNQPIGISWAWQSLQQTLPLSAPAEDPNYTYKKALIVLSDGLNTEDRWPAHGDGSTQFGGAIDTIQGTLCKAIRDSGVVIYSIQLNTGTPGDPTSTALQNCASSPDKFYLVKSASQTLSVFNSIGTSLAKLRVAK, from the coding sequence ATGCTCGATACTACCATTTTCAGTCGCGTTCGCGCTGCCGCCTGCCGGTTCGCAGGTGCCAACCAGGGTAATATCGCGGTGCTGTTTGCGATCGCCGCGGTGCCGATCATCAGCTTCGTCGGCGCAGCGATCGACTATACCCGCGCCAACGCCGCCCGCTCGGCGATGCAGGCGGCGCTCGACTCCACCGCCCTGATGCTGGGTAAGGACCTGACCGACGGCACCATCACGACCTCGCAGATCAGCGCGAAGGCGACGGCCTATTTCAACGCGCTCTACACCAACGCCGACGCCAAGTCGTCGGCCACGGTCACCGCGACCTATACGGCCGCGGCCGGTAACGGTTCGACCATCCTGTTGAGCGGCTCCGGCACCGTGACTACGGACTTCATGAAGGTGGCGGGCTTCCCGAACCTCAACTTCAATACCAATTCGACCGCGGCCTGGGGCAACGTGCGCATGCGCGTGGCGATGGCGCTCGACAACACGGGATCGATGTCTCAGAACGGCAAGATTGCCGCGCTGCGGACGTCCGCAGCCAGCCTCGTCGACCAGCTCAGCGCGCTCGCCAAGAATCCCGGCGACGTCTACATTTCCGTGGTTCCCTTCGCCAAGGAAGTCAACGTCGGCAGCAGCTACCACACCCAGAGCTGGATCGACTGGAGCCTCTGGGACAGCAACTCCCTCACCAATGGCTGGGGAACCTGCAGCCAGGCAAGCAAGACGACCAGAAGCTCCTGCCAGAGTGCCGGCAAGGTATGGACCCCTGATCGCACCAAGTGGACCGGTTGCGTCACCGACCGTACTCCCCCTTACAACACCCAGAATACCGCGCCGACGGCGGGCAACGCACCGACGCTGTTCCCCGCCGACGAGTATTATGAGAACAGCCAATATTACTGCAAACCGGGCAACAACCCGCCGTTGCAGCAGCTGATGCCGCTGAGCTACGACTGGACCGCGATCAAGGCGACCATCAACGCGATGCAGCCGACCGGCGGCACCAACCAGCCGATCGGCATCTCCTGGGCCTGGCAGTCGCTGCAGCAGACCTTGCCGCTGAGCGCGCCGGCCGAGGACCCCAACTACACCTACAAGAAGGCGCTGATCGTGCTGTCAGACGGTCTTAATACCGAAGACCGCTGGCCGGCTCACGGCGACGGCAGTACACAGTTTGGCGGTGCGATCGACACCATTCAGGGGACTCTGTGCAAAGCCATCAGGGATTCGGGCGTCGTCATCTACTCGATCCAGCTCAACACCGGCACCCCCGGCGATCCGACCTCGACCGCCCTGCAAAATTGCGCCAGCAGTCCGGACAAGTTCTACCTCGTCAAGAGCGCGAGCCAGACGCTTTCGGTGTTCAACTCGATCGGCACGTCGCTCGCCAAGCTGCGCGTCGCGAAATAA
- the clpS gene encoding ATP-dependent Clp protease adapter ClpS — protein sequence MSNDENRNPGTNGPSTSVITKVKPKTKRPNLYRVLILNDDYTPMEFVVHVLEKFFQKDAEAATKIMLHVHHHGIGECGVFTYEIAETKVTQVMDFARKHQHPLQCVMEKK from the coding sequence ATGAGCAATGACGAGAACCGCAATCCCGGCACCAATGGGCCGTCGACGTCGGTTATCACCAAGGTCAAGCCGAAGACCAAGCGTCCGAACCTGTATCGCGTGCTGATTCTGAACGACGACTACACGCCGATGGAGTTCGTGGTTCACGTGCTGGAGAAATTCTTCCAGAAGGACGCCGAAGCGGCCACCAAGATCATGCTGCACGTCCATCACCACGGTATCGGCGAGTGCGGCGTGTTTACCTACGAGATTGCCGAGACCAAGGTCACGCAGGTGATGGATTTCGCGCGCAAGCACCAGCATCCCCTGCAATGCGTGATGGAAAAGAAATAG
- a CDS encoding phosphotransferase, protein MTTASVYRVEVGARNYLLRVEGEPSPLRNPHQYRSMAIAAEARIAPAIHYVDEAARVVVMDFVEQVPLKAYSGGPTALARALGDLFSRVQATPVFPYYVNYPDIVTRLFAHVRRTGLFADGVLDPHVARLELLSKAYEAGATKPVSSHNDPTPGNILFDGERLWLIDWESACRNDPLIDVAIVLDGLVRTPVLEEVFLNAWLGRAPDDDIRVRLEVTRALTRLYYAGFFFSSCAAAPWKGDTDLSVPSLADFQQAIQAGRLKPGTPEIRYMRGKMFLASFLSGASTPGFGGAVL, encoded by the coding sequence ATGACGACGGCCTCGGTCTATCGTGTCGAGGTCGGCGCACGAAACTATCTGTTGCGCGTTGAGGGAGAACCAAGCCCGCTTCGCAATCCACATCAATACAGGTCCATGGCGATTGCCGCAGAGGCGCGGATCGCTCCGGCGATCCACTATGTGGACGAGGCGGCCCGTGTCGTGGTGATGGATTTCGTCGAGCAGGTGCCGCTGAAGGCCTATTCGGGTGGGCCGACAGCTCTGGCACGGGCGCTGGGCGACTTGTTTTCGCGCGTTCAGGCGACGCCGGTCTTTCCTTATTACGTCAACTATCCCGATATCGTTACCCGCTTGTTTGCGCATGTCCGCCGGACGGGCCTTTTCGCCGACGGCGTGCTTGATCCGCATGTGGCGCGGCTCGAACTGCTCAGCAAGGCATACGAGGCAGGTGCGACAAAGCCTGTCTCCAGCCACAACGATCCCACGCCCGGCAATATCCTGTTCGATGGCGAGCGACTTTGGCTGATCGATTGGGAGTCGGCTTGCCGCAACGATCCTCTGATCGATGTCGCCATTGTGCTGGATGGTCTCGTGCGTACGCCGGTACTCGAAGAAGTCTTTCTGAATGCCTGGCTCGGTCGCGCTCCGGACGATGACATTCGTGTTCGTCTCGAGGTGACACGGGCCCTGACGCGGCTCTATTACGCGGGTTTTTTCTTCAGCTCTTGCGCCGCAGCCCCGTGGAAGGGCGATACCGATCTGTCGGTTCCTTCTCTCGCTGATTTTCAGCAGGCGATTCAGGCGGGCCGGTTGAAGCCCGGTACGCCGGAAATTCGCTATATGCGGGGCAAGATGTTTCTTGCGTCATTTCTATCTGGAGCCTCCACGCCGGGATTTGGCGGCGCCGTCTTGTAA
- a CDS encoding dioxygenase, with protein MIIENQAAVTDAVVEAFGRTEDPRLREILLALVRHLHGFVREVRLSEREFQEAVRIVAAMGQKTPPSHNEVVLMAGSLGVSALVCLLNNGDNGQTETQANLLGPFWRDDQPMCASGDTLVRSPTPGPGLAVNVAVTDRDGRPVAGAKVDVWHSSPEGLYENQDPAQAEMNLRGRFTTDAAGRFHFRSVKPAGYPIPIDGPVGDLVRATRRHHYRPAHLHFMIYKPGFKTMISQVYSPDDEHLDSDVQFGVTRALIGDYRRHDAPSAEGFAAPWYSLDQRFVLEPGEARRPVAPIRAKAAV; from the coding sequence ATGATCATCGAAAATCAGGCCGCCGTCACCGACGCCGTCGTTGAAGCGTTTGGCCGCACCGAGGATCCGCGCCTGCGCGAAATCCTGCTGGCGCTGGTGCGGCACTTGCACGGCTTCGTGCGCGAGGTCCGTCTCAGCGAACGCGAGTTTCAGGAGGCGGTGCGGATCGTCGCGGCGATGGGCCAGAAGACGCCCCCTTCGCACAACGAGGTCGTGCTGATGGCGGGCTCGCTCGGGGTGTCCGCGCTGGTTTGCCTGCTCAACAACGGCGATAACGGCCAGACCGAGACCCAGGCGAACCTGCTGGGGCCATTCTGGCGCGACGACCAGCCGATGTGCGCCAGCGGCGATACACTGGTGCGTTCACCAACACCGGGACCCGGGCTCGCCGTGAATGTCGCCGTCACTGACCGGGATGGCCGTCCGGTGGCGGGCGCCAAGGTCGACGTCTGGCATTCGTCGCCGGAAGGGCTGTACGAGAACCAGGACCCGGCGCAGGCCGAGATGAACCTGCGCGGACGCTTCACGACCGACGCGGCCGGTCGCTTTCATTTCCGGAGCGTGAAGCCGGCCGGATATCCGATCCCGATCGACGGACCGGTCGGCGATCTGGTCCGCGCCACCCGCCGCCACCATTACCGGCCGGCCCACCTGCACTTCATGATCTACAAGCCCGGATTCAAGACGATGATCTCGCAAGTCTATTCGCCTGACGACGAGCATCTCGATTCCGACGTGCAGTTCGGCGTCACCCGCGCGCTGATCGGCGACTATCGGCGTCACGACGCGCCGTCGGCGGAAGGCTTCGCGGCCCCCTGGTATTCGCTCGACCAGCGCTTTGTCCTGGAACCCGGCGAGGCGCGGCGTCCGGTGGCGCCGATTCGCGCCAAGGCAGCCGTATAA
- a CDS encoding D-alanyl-D-alanine carboxypeptidase, protein MLRTTLASSRTLRVCVLGLATFTTAILITSDSAEARRYRHRHVASHHRTHVASESYSPQFSSIIVDGNSGAVLTSNNPDGSRHPASLTKIMTLYLLFERLESKKMNLDTEMDVSEHASDQAPTKLGLRPGQTIRVEDAIKGLVTRSANDAAVVIAEAIGGDEDDFAKMMTRKARALGMTKTTYRNASGLPNDEQVTTARDQATLGRAIQDRFPTYYRYFSTSVFNYRGQSIRNHNHLLGNVEGVDGIKTGYTRASGFNLVTSMRRGNRHLVGVVLGGRSGGSRDAIMRNLLAENLEKGATRRTVAAITERNPADANADVAEAESASRSTETVQVNSAVAAAEPGMAAQAAMRPVAPAKPSLMAAAAAALPPPPARAEPQAKPEPAQFTSGVIQTQQIAAIPGSAEPMKPVKVKTVQVKAGSMRLASAGSSQPTPITSTIPTRPEVAETSSAVVAKATETNKTDMARVEMPPQPANHGTGQGLLGVLPASSMAAAPSQAASSKAGSSQASSSQALAYADPAPRTVQENGAIKPAVARSGWIIQVGALESEGEAKQRIDLARSKASSLLSKADPFTEPVVAKDNRKLYRARFAGLERDQAEAVCKTLKRADISCITVRN, encoded by the coding sequence ATGCTTCGTACAACCTTGGCTTCCTCGCGCACGTTGCGAGTTTGCGTTCTGGGGCTGGCTACCTTCACGACAGCGATCCTCATCACCAGCGACAGCGCCGAAGCGCGCCGCTACCGGCATCGCCACGTCGCCAGCCATCACCGGACCCATGTTGCGAGCGAGAGCTACAGCCCGCAATTTTCGTCGATCATCGTCGACGGCAATTCCGGTGCGGTGCTGACCTCGAACAACCCCGACGGCAGCCGCCACCCCGCCTCGCTGACCAAGATCATGACGCTCTATTTGCTGTTCGAGCGTCTCGAATCCAAAAAGATGAACCTCGACACCGAAATGGACGTGTCCGAGCACGCTTCCGACCAGGCGCCGACCAAGCTCGGCCTGCGCCCGGGCCAGACCATCAGGGTCGAGGACGCCATCAAGGGCCTCGTCACGCGTTCGGCCAACGACGCCGCTGTCGTAATCGCCGAGGCCATCGGCGGCGACGAGGACGACTTCGCCAAGATGATGACGCGCAAGGCGCGCGCGCTTGGCATGACCAAAACGACCTATCGCAACGCCTCGGGCCTTCCCAACGACGAACAGGTGACGACGGCGCGCGACCAGGCCACCCTCGGCCGTGCGATCCAGGATCGCTTCCCGACATACTACCGTTACTTCTCGACGTCGGTGTTCAACTATCGCGGCCAGTCCATTCGCAACCACAATCACCTGCTTGGCAACGTCGAAGGCGTCGACGGCATCAAGACCGGTTACACCCGCGCTTCCGGCTTCAATCTCGTGACCTCGATGCGCCGCGGCAACCGCCATCTGGTCGGCGTGGTGCTGGGCGGCCGCAGCGGCGGTTCGCGCGACGCCATCATGCGCAATCTGCTCGCTGAAAACCTCGAAAAGGGTGCGACCAGGCGGACCGTTGCCGCGATCACCGAGCGCAACCCCGCCGACGCCAATGCCGATGTGGCCGAAGCCGAATCCGCGTCCCGGTCGACCGAGACGGTTCAGGTCAACAGCGCCGTCGCTGCCGCCGAGCCCGGAATGGCCGCGCAAGCCGCGATGCGCCCGGTTGCTCCCGCAAAGCCCTCGCTGATGGCGGCCGCCGCCGCTGCCCTGCCCCCGCCGCCGGCCAGGGCCGAGCCGCAAGCCAAGCCCGAGCCCGCCCAGTTTACCAGCGGCGTGATCCAGACCCAGCAGATCGCGGCGATCCCCGGCTCGGCCGAGCCGATGAAGCCGGTCAAGGTCAAGACGGTCCAGGTCAAGGCAGGATCGATGCGGCTCGCATCCGCCGGCTCGTCGCAGCCGACGCCGATCACCAGCACCATTCCGACCCGCCCCGAAGTCGCCGAGACCTCCAGCGCGGTGGTGGCGAAGGCGACGGAGACCAACAAGACCGACATGGCCCGGGTCGAGATGCCGCCGCAGCCCGCCAATCACGGCACCGGACAAGGCTTGCTCGGCGTCCTGCCCGCCTCCAGCATGGCCGCCGCCCCATCGCAGGCCGCTTCTTCGAAGGCCGGTTCTTCGCAGGCCAGTTCTTCCCAAGCTCTGGCCTATGCCGATCCGGCGCCGCGCACGGTGCAGGAAAACGGCGCAATCAAGCCGGCCGTAGCCCGTAGCGGCTGGATCATCCAGGTCGGCGCACTCGAAAGCGAAGGCGAAGCCAAGCAGCGCATCGACCTCGCCCGCAGCAAGGCGTCAAGCCTGTTGAGCAAGGCCGATCCGTTCACAGAGCCTGTCGTCGCCAAGGACAACCGCAAACTGTACCGCGCCCGTTTCGCCGGCCTCGAGCGCGATCAGGCGGAAGCGGTCTGCAAGACGCTGAAGCGCGCCGACATCTCCTGCATCACCGTCCGCAACTGA
- a CDS encoding lytic transglycosylase domain-containing protein, with amino-acid sequence MVLWQSPATAEDTPAAMTGFARPSVEELAIPLQKPTEAARESDAREAMCLMIESATRAASLPLEFFARVIWQESRFQPDAVGPVTRSGARAQGIAQFMPGTASERRLLDPFDPVQALPKSAEFLGELRDQFGNLGLAAAAYNAGPRRVQEWLAGSGPMPQETRNYVSAITGSTVEDWRDAGRNGKMPARAGTSSCRELMALLRRAPNPFVAELEQHITLAAAKLWGVQLAAGFSRDKALAMYARAMKRLSAVIGDQDPSLLSSVMRNRGTRAFYQVRIGADTRPAADDLCNRIRRAGGACFVLRNRA; translated from the coding sequence ATGGTGTTGTGGCAGTCGCCGGCGACGGCGGAGGATACGCCTGCCGCAATGACCGGCTTCGCCCGGCCGAGCGTCGAGGAACTGGCGATCCCCCTGCAAAAGCCGACGGAGGCGGCGCGCGAAAGCGATGCGCGCGAGGCGATGTGCCTGATGATCGAATCGGCGACGAGGGCGGCCAGCCTGCCGCTGGAATTTTTCGCGCGGGTGATCTGGCAGGAGAGCCGCTTTCAGCCTGATGCGGTAGGCCCGGTGACGCGAAGTGGCGCGCGCGCCCAGGGCATCGCGCAGTTCATGCCGGGAACCGCCAGCGAGCGGCGGCTGCTCGATCCCTTCGATCCCGTGCAGGCGCTGCCGAAATCGGCCGAATTTCTCGGCGAGTTGCGCGACCAGTTCGGCAATCTCGGACTGGCGGCGGCGGCCTACAATGCCGGACCCCGGCGGGTGCAGGAATGGCTCGCAGGTTCTGGCCCGATGCCGCAGGAAACCCGCAACTACGTCTCAGCCATCACCGGCTCCACGGTCGAGGACTGGAGGGATGCAGGCCGCAACGGCAAGATGCCCGCGCGCGCGGGGACCTCGAGCTGCCGCGAATTGATGGCCTTGCTCAGGCGTGCGCCCAATCCGTTCGTAGCCGAGCTCGAACAGCATATCACGCTTGCCGCCGCCAAGCTGTGGGGCGTGCAGCTCGCAGCCGGCTTCAGCCGCGACAAGGCGCTGGCGATGTATGCGCGTGCGATGAAGCGGCTGAGTGCCGTGATCGGCGATCAGGACCCGAGCCTGCTGAGTTCCGTGATGCGTAACCGCGGCACGCGCGCCTTCTATCAGGTCAGGATCGGCGCCGACACGCGGCCGGCTGCGGACGATCTCTGCAACCGTATCCGTCGCGCGGGCGGGGCATGCTTCGTGCTGCGCAACAGGGCGTGA
- a CDS encoding PilZ domain-containing protein: MLDRRESVRDKVMYGGVAEIGERGATRDCIVRNISDRGATIEFSSAVTLPKEQMSLRIARKGRSFLAKVVWWRDNFVGVAFRAESPAEPISDLEERLRKSEIKKRQLQRRIQELLGDR, encoded by the coding sequence ATGCTGGACCGACGCGAGAGCGTGCGCGACAAAGTGATGTATGGCGGCGTCGCCGAGATCGGCGAGCGCGGCGCAACGCGCGACTGCATCGTCCGCAACATCTCCGACCGCGGCGCGACCATCGAATTCAGCAGTGCCGTCACGCTGCCGAAGGAGCAGATGTCGCTGCGCATCGCGCGCAAGGGCCGCTCGTTCCTCGCCAAAGTGGTCTGGTGGCGAGACAATTTCGTCGGCGTTGCGTTCCGGGCGGAAAGCCCTGCCGAGCCGATCTCCGATCTCGAGGAGCGGCTGCGCAAAAGCGAAATCAAGAAGCGCCAGTTGCAGCGCCGCATCCAGGAACTGCTGGGCGATCGCTAG
- a CDS encoding phasin family protein gives MVKVEDIQSYGKEHLESVAASASNLQSGVQAIATAYGDYAKKSFEDTKSYVEKLSGVKSVEKVLEVQTEFARSAYETFVAESQKIAGLYTDLAKQTFKPYEGLVAKFVPASH, from the coding sequence ATGGTCAAAGTTGAAGACATTCAGAGCTACGGAAAAGAACATCTCGAATCGGTTGCTGCTTCCGCGAGCAACCTGCAGAGCGGCGTTCAGGCGATCGCGACCGCCTACGGCGATTACGCCAAGAAGTCGTTCGAAGACACCAAGTCGTATGTGGAAAAGCTCTCCGGCGTGAAGTCGGTGGAGAAGGTGCTCGAAGTGCAGACCGAGTTCGCACGCTCGGCCTATGAGACCTTCGTCGCCGAGTCGCAGAAGATTGCCGGCCTCTACACCGATCTCGCCAAGCAGACCTTCAAGCCCTACGAGGGCCTGGTCGCGAAGTTCGTTCCGGCTTCGCACTAA